A genomic window from Methanobrevibacter sp. TLL-48-HuF1 includes:
- the hypD gene encoding hydrogenase formation protein HypD yields the protein MKNMTKELLDKINEIATPVKIMHVCGSHEHAIMENGIRSLLPPEVEIIAGPGCPVCVVPSREIDECLELVDKGVTVTTFGDMLRVPGSERSLAEAKAEGGDVRVVYGINKAIEIAKKEDNDVVFMAAGFETTAPTTAAEILSKPPENFSVLSCHRLIPPAIDYLINSGETNLNALIEPGHVCTIIGTKPFEYLSTDYGIPQAVAGFNPLDILMSVYMILRQIRDETPKIDNEYHRAVRDEGNVIAQKVIDQVFEVGSREWRGFPKIPNSILEIKDEFSQYNARVKYDIEVKDVKEAPKGCICGPILRGLARPEDCKLFRKTCNPLHPIGACMVSKEGTCNIAHRYSRD from the coding sequence ATGAAAAATATGACAAAAGAGTTGTTAGACAAAATAAATGAAATAGCTACTCCAGTAAAAATAATGCATGTCTGTGGTTCACATGAACATGCAATTATGGAAAATGGAATAAGGTCTTTACTTCCTCCAGAAGTAGAAATTATTGCGGGGCCTGGTTGTCCTGTATGTGTTGTACCTTCCCGTGAAATTGATGAATGTTTAGAATTAGTCGACAAAGGAGTTACAGTAACTACTTTTGGAGATATGTTAAGAGTTCCAGGTTCTGAACGTTCTCTTGCAGAAGCAAAAGCAGAAGGTGGAGATGTAAGAGTAGTATATGGAATCAATAAAGCTATTGAAATAGCCAAAAAAGAAGACAATGATGTTGTATTTATGGCTGCAGGATTTGAAACCACAGCACCAACAACTGCTGCAGAAATTTTATCCAAACCTCCTGAAAACTTTTCAGTATTATCCTGTCACAGATTAATCCCCCCAGCTATCGATTATTTAATAAATTCTGGAGAAACTAATCTTAATGCATTAATTGAACCAGGACATGTTTGTACAATTATTGGAACTAAACCTTTTGAATATCTCTCAACAGATTACGGCATACCTCAGGCAGTTGCCGGATTTAATCCATTAGACATTTTAATGTCTGTTTATATGATTTTAAGGCAAATACGTGATGAAACACCTAAAATAGATAACGAATACCATAGAGCAGTTAGAGATGAAGGAAATGTAATAGCTCAAAAAGTTATCGACCAAGTATTTGAAGTAGGCAGCAGAGAATGGAGAGGATTTCCAAAAATACCTAATTCCATCTTAGAAATTAAAGATGAATTCAGCCAGTATAACGCAAGAGTCAAATATGATATTGAAGTAAAAGATGTTAAAGAAGCTCCTAAAGGATGTATTTGCGGACCTATTTTAAGAGGATTGGCTAGACCTGAAGACTGTAAATTATTTAGAAAAACCTGCAATCCACTCCATCCAATTGGGGCATGTATGGTCAGTAAAGAAGGAACCTGTAACATAGCTCACAGATATTCAAGGGATTAA
- a CDS encoding cytidylyltransferase domain-containing protein: MFENNKILVVIPARGYSKNIPRKNLRLLGEKPLIYYSIDIAKASQYVDDVVVSTEDSEIASIVEKYGTSVVKRPVELATDETLLDTVIYGAMLQKEKQAFDEYDIVITIQPSSPLLKTETLDKAIEKFADFNIDSVISVVDDKNLRWGFDDENRRYFPFYAERLYRDLLPKTFKETGGILATRRNFVTETSRLGLNIDLIEISREESVEINTYEDWWIANNYLRKMKIAFVVDAYDQIGTGHMYRCLSMASKLVFHDVVFFINRNHQLGIDIIEGYNYKYQTYEGKSDLLGLFEHFNPKIVINDVGNTSYDYMVDLTSRGYYIINFEDFGSGSDLADLVFDSLYEHESDDKFFVGHEYYILKDEFYLHQPKIITNDVRNVLIDFAPNDTLNLSQKVLDALLASGFSGRINVILGSGHENYDELVSKYEFMKNVQFYTTVESISDFMISADIIFTSGGRIMYQVCSLGVPCIVICKDEREERTLFGSPEHGFVNMGMGSYLSQEDIIEQFNIVANDFELRQAMNNKMLEIDLKHGFEEVWGVVKSKYREFNLDNSK, from the coding sequence ATGTTTGAAAATAATAAGATATTGGTGGTGATTCCTGCTAGGGGTTATTCAAAAAATATTCCTCGTAAAAATTTACGTTTGCTTGGTGAAAAACCTCTTATTTATTACTCGATAGATATAGCAAAAGCATCACAATATGTTGATGATGTGGTAGTGTCTACTGAGGATTCTGAAATTGCATCAATTGTTGAAAAGTATGGCACTAGTGTTGTGAAGCGTCCTGTAGAATTAGCTACTGATGAAACATTATTGGATACTGTTATTTATGGTGCAATGTTACAAAAAGAAAAACAGGCTTTTGATGAATATGATATTGTAATTACAATTCAACCTTCTTCTCCGTTATTAAAAACTGAAACATTAGATAAAGCTATTGAAAAATTCGCTGATTTTAATATTGATAGTGTAATTTCTGTTGTTGATGATAAAAATTTAAGATGGGGATTTGATGATGAAAATAGGAGGTATTTTCCATTTTATGCTGAAAGATTGTATAGGGATTTACTTCCTAAAACTTTTAAAGAAACTGGTGGTATATTAGCTACTCGCCGTAATTTTGTAACTGAAACATCACGTTTAGGTTTGAATATAGATTTAATTGAGATTTCTCGTGAAGAAAGTGTTGAAATAAATACTTATGAAGATTGGTGGATTGCAAATAATTACCTTAGAAAAATGAAAATAGCTTTTGTTGTCGATGCTTATGATCAGATTGGAACTGGACATATGTATCGTTGTTTGTCAATGGCATCAAAACTTGTATTCCATGATGTGGTATTCTTTATTAACAGGAACCATCAGTTAGGAATTGATATTATTGAAGGTTATAATTACAAATATCAAACATACGAAGGTAAATCTGATTTACTGGGTTTGTTTGAACATTTCAATCCAAAAATCGTCATCAATGATGTAGGAAATACTTCTTATGATTATATGGTGGATTTAACCAGTAGAGGTTATTATATAATCAATTTTGAAGATTTTGGAAGTGGTTCTGATCTTGCAGATTTAGTATTTGATTCATTATATGAGCATGAAAGTGATGATAAATTCTTTGTAGGGCATGAATACTACATTTTAAAAGATGAATTTTATTTGCATCAGCCAAAAATAATTACAAATGATGTTAGGAATGTTTTGATTGATTTTGCTCCAAATGATACACTTAATTTATCTCAAAAAGTTTTAGATGCTCTTTTAGCTAGTGGTTTTTCCGGCAGAATTAATGTTATTTTAGGTTCAGGACATGAAAATTATGATGAATTAGTATCTAAATATGAATTTATGAAAAATGTTCAATTTTATACAACTGTGGAGTCTATTAGTGACTTTATGATTTCTGCAGATATTATTTTCACTTCTGGTGGGAGAATTATGTATCAGGTCTGTTCTTTAGGCGTTCCATGTATTGTTATATGTAAGGATGAAAGAGAGGAAAGAACTCTCTTTGGAAGTCCTGAACATGGATTTGTGAATATGGGAATGGGATCTTATTTATCTCAAGAAGATATTATAGAACAATTCAATATTGTAGCTAATGATTTTGAACTTAGACAAGCAATGAATAACAAAATGTTGGAAATTGATTTAAAACATGGTTTTGAAGAAGTTTGGGGTGTTGTTAAATCTAAATATAGGGAATTTAATTTAGATAATTCTAAATAA
- a CDS encoding zinc-ribbon domain-containing protein yields the protein MKVVCCKNCGAKYQLDDDDDISAFECSSCAGDLEFTEKYSDDDNSSKSTISTSQKYDDSYIVQCSECGLKYKINKNDNILDYECDSCGGSLRYLDENMNKEVGKYLEEKKKEAPETVYEETKSADEYTSTEKNTITPIQSVTHKIESFFSEDQMQKIADEELEKEMEQKPAPRTARTTIPQAVLSKFGKEFSIPKSNDYNVLKKYLKDEFFKGMEKYYVDNPETEKSHKFLEKISDKLTIKEPDTNITSETDENIQINEIKNYSNTNNILIAIGSIIFVLSIIEILTIDSGFGIFTLLISVIVLCYGIYKTRDTKETETRTRIIREHLLTLPEEYYVFYNVKIPGSSIGINHVVIGPSGIYALISQKYKAKNKLDSENENLNLIDSIENDEKIEEINSSYGRRFKYTTKQAKFSQDNKIKQKSLILGENLINFLNENNIRHCFVEPLVGFINHEVVVINTPLTDEDLFMEELLHKIEYGSTKLNSETIDKCAVLLNKYSADCSSEF from the coding sequence ATGAAAGTTGTATGCTGTAAGAACTGTGGTGCTAAATACCAACTCGATGATGATGACGACATAAGTGCATTCGAGTGTTCTTCATGTGCAGGAGACTTAGAATTCACTGAAAAATATTCTGATGACGACAATTCCTCAAAATCTACAATTTCAACTTCACAAAAGTATGATGATTCTTATATTGTCCAATGTAGCGAATGTGGATTAAAATATAAAATAAATAAAAACGACAACATACTTGATTACGAGTGTGATAGTTGTGGAGGGTCTTTAAGATATTTAGATGAAAATATGAATAAAGAAGTAGGCAAATATCTTGAAGAGAAAAAAAAGGAAGCTCCTGAAACAGTTTATGAAGAAACTAAAAGTGCTGATGAATACACATCTACTGAAAAGAATACAATAACACCTATACAATCAGTTACACATAAAATAGAAAGTTTTTTCTCAGAAGATCAAATGCAAAAAATTGCAGATGAAGAACTAGAAAAAGAAATGGAACAAAAACCAGCTCCAAGAACTGCAAGAACTACTATACCTCAAGCAGTTCTATCTAAGTTTGGAAAAGAATTTTCTATTCCTAAATCAAATGATTATAATGTTTTGAAAAAATATCTTAAAGATGAATTTTTCAAAGGAATGGAAAAGTATTATGTGGACAACCCAGAAACTGAAAAATCCCATAAGTTTTTAGAAAAAATAAGTGATAAATTAACAATAAAGGAACCTGACACTAACATCACATCTGAAACTGATGAAAATATTCAAATAAATGAAATTAAGAATTATAGTAACACCAACAATATCCTAATTGCAATTGGATCTATAATCTTCGTTTTAAGTATCATAGAAATATTAACTATAGATAGCGGATTTGGTATATTTACATTATTAATTAGTGTGATAGTATTATGTTATGGAATCTATAAAACTAGAGACACTAAAGAAACAGAAACTAGAACTAGAATTATCAGAGAACACTTATTAACTCTTCCAGAAGAGTATTATGTTTTCTATAATGTAAAAATACCTGGATCATCTATAGGTATAAATCATGTAGTTATAGGGCCTTCAGGAATTTATGCGCTTATTTCACAAAAATACAAAGCAAAAAATAAACTAGATTCAGAAAATGAAAATCTAAATTTAATTGATTCTATTGAAAATGATGAAAAAATAGAAGAAATTAACTCCAGTTATGGTAGACGCTTTAAGTATACAACCAAACAAGCAAAATTCTCACAGGACAATAAAATAAAACAAAAATCATTAATACTGGGTGAAAACCTAATTAATTTCCTTAATGAAAACAATATAAGACACTGTTTTGTTGAACCTTTAGTCGGTTTCATAAATCATGAAGTTGTTGTAATAAACACCCCATTAACTGATGAAGATTTATTTATGGAAGAATTATTACATAAAATTGAATATGGTTCTACTAAATTAAATTCTGAAACAATAGACAAATGTGCAGTTTTACTTAACAAATATTCTGCAGATTGTTCTTCAGAATTTTAA
- a CDS encoding glycosyltransferase family 39 protein — protein sequence MIFNDLNLKSNDIKFILVVLIISSLLVAHYIQFTESIGIYCSDVFVYLLNALYYSGANINSTSTIYLYPLISFITSLLFDLGFKSELSIYLVTGVFAILGNIGFYLLLRTRFNEVLSLTGTIMYATFALNLAWLANGTLDIPAVAVTIWCVLISYMAIKLNPKYYIIAMPLFVICLFTRYTAGLILPVLILYYVYEKGFKITPEDKPYIIKGILYSIGLFVVVLIILTIMSNFELPLIHETAIRVEGKRGMTVNQAYNPDMKYYFTNFPEFISASKTTFVNSTPLLENSTIISWITLGLLAIGTILGGMKLRIKRNKESIGAAIAFLISIATFTHVSSIVTIIITFVGLYLIGKDSKHKEYLAMLGWILSFYIFFTYFNIRVNRYIIPAIPPIIYFIMLSIELIHEKITINKNIIPLVLIIMFVIQGFAFTSTYEDIPNFKGPEEISNYIIQNNPDYENQSIGVYNLRPYSWYLQTDVEGIPTSNITYIDQSNVTYYISNKELSNLTNYTQVKNIDDLYLYEKNK from the coding sequence ATGATTTTTAATGATTTAAATTTGAAAAGTAATGACATTAAGTTTATATTAGTTGTCCTTATAATTAGTTCATTATTAGTTGCCCATTACATTCAATTTACAGAATCAATCGGAATATACTGTTCTGATGTTTTTGTTTATTTATTAAATGCACTATATTACTCTGGAGCCAATATAAACTCCACATCAACAATTTACCTATATCCTTTAATCTCTTTTATAACATCATTATTATTTGATTTGGGATTTAAAAGCGAACTTTCTATTTATTTAGTTACTGGTGTATTCGCAATACTTGGAAATATTGGATTTTATCTTTTGCTTAGAACCAGATTTAATGAAGTATTGAGTTTAACTGGAACTATAATGTATGCTACTTTTGCACTTAATTTAGCATGGTTAGCTAATGGAACTTTGGATATTCCGGCAGTAGCTGTAACTATATGGTGTGTTCTTATCTCATATATGGCTATTAAATTAAATCCAAAATATTATATTATAGCTATGCCTCTTTTTGTAATCTGTTTATTTACAAGATATACTGCAGGATTAATCTTACCCGTTTTAATATTATACTATGTTTATGAAAAAGGATTTAAAATAACACCTGAAGACAAACCATACATTATTAAAGGAATATTATATTCCATTGGCCTTTTTGTTGTTGTTTTAATTATATTAACTATAATGAGTAATTTTGAATTGCCATTAATTCATGAAACTGCAATCAGAGTAGAAGGAAAACGTGGAATGACCGTGAATCAGGCATATAATCCAGATATGAAATACTACTTTACCAATTTCCCAGAATTCATTTCTGCTTCAAAAACCACATTTGTAAATTCTACCCCTCTACTTGAAAACTCAACAATAATTTCATGGATAACTCTTGGATTATTAGCTATTGGAACTATTCTTGGAGGAATGAAACTAAGAATCAAACGCAATAAAGAAAGCATTGGTGCAGCAATTGCATTTTTAATATCTATTGCAACATTCACCCATGTCAGTTCCATTGTTACAATAATAATTACATTTGTTGGCCTTTATTTAATTGGTAAAGACTCCAAACATAAGGAATACCTTGCAATGTTAGGATGGATATTGTCATTTTACATATTCTTTACTTATTTCAATATTAGAGTTAACAGATATATTATTCCAGCCATTCCTCCAATAATATACTTTATTATGCTTAGTATAGAATTAATTCATGAAAAAATCACAATCAATAAAAATATAATTCCATTAGTTTTAATTATAATGTTTGTAATTCAAGGATTTGCTTTTACATCAACTTACGAAGACATTCCAAATTTTAAAGGTCCTGAAGAAATATCAAATTACATAATTCAAAATAATCCAGATTATGAAAACCAGTCAATTGGAGTTTATAATTTAAGACCTTATAGCTGGTATTTACAAACAGATGTTGAAGGAATTCCAACAAGCAATATTACATACATAGATCAGTCTAATGTAACATATTACATTTCCAATAAAGAATTAAGTAATTTAACTAATTATACCCAAGTAAAAAACATAGATGACCTGTATTTATATGAGAAAAATAAGTGA
- a CDS encoding UbiA family prenyltransferase yields the protein MNPYVEIIRPGNVIMAIIAVILVAILEKSIDVPIILAMLAVFFAMSGGNVINDYFDYKIDLINKPQRPIPSGRISLNNAKNYAYLLFIVAAIIGFIISYLADTWIPCGIVIFSDIVLYLYAYKLKSTPLIGNLTVGFMTGLCFIFAGYTFNEGLIIYESYLLAFFALIMTTAREITKDIEDIEGDKLEGAKTFPIVYGSKISAIIAISLIIIDCALCPILYIYHIFNINYLIVVSIAVLIFLYGAISLRKQDSKTANKVSKYLKIGMLIAFIAFAIGTFTITF from the coding sequence ATGAACCCCTATGTTGAAATAATCCGTCCGGGAAATGTAATAATGGCGATAATCGCAGTTATTTTAGTAGCTATTCTTGAAAAAAGCATTGATGTTCCTATCATATTAGCTATGTTAGCTGTATTTTTTGCTATGAGTGGTGGAAATGTGATTAACGATTATTTTGACTATAAAATAGATTTAATCAACAAACCTCAAAGACCAATTCCTTCTGGAAGAATTTCACTTAACAATGCAAAAAACTATGCATACCTTTTATTTATTGTTGCAGCAATTATCGGGTTTATAATATCATATTTAGCTGATACTTGGATTCCATGTGGAATCGTAATATTTTCAGACATTGTACTCTACTTATATGCATATAAATTAAAATCCACACCATTAATTGGTAATTTAACTGTGGGATTTATGACAGGATTATGTTTTATATTTGCAGGATACACTTTTAATGAAGGATTAATAATTTACGAATCTTATTTACTTGCATTTTTTGCATTAATAATGACTACTGCCCGAGAAATAACAAAAGACATAGAAGATATAGAAGGAGATAAATTAGAAGGAGCTAAAACATTCCCAATAGTATATGGCTCAAAAATATCTGCAATTATTGCAATTAGCTTAATAATCATTGATTGTGCATTATGTCCTATACTTTACATTTATCACATTTTTAACATTAATTATCTGATTGTTGTAAGCATAGCTGTGTTAATATTTCTTTATGGTGCCATATCACTTAGAAAACAGGATTCAAAAACAGCAAATAAAGTTTCAAAATACCTGAAAATTGGAATGTTAATTGCATTTATTGCATTTGCTATTGGAACATTTACAATAACTTTTTAA
- a CDS encoding inositol-3-phosphate synthase: MNKIKIAIVGMGNCASSLIQGIHYYDGKNPDEAIGLMHWDIGGYSPSDIDVVAAFDIDARKVGKSIDEAIFAKPNCTTIFQEEIPKYDVCVSMGHVLDGVAPHMSNYEGDYTFVVSDEEPVDVVEVLKKSGAEILVNYLPVGSEKAARFYAQCALDAGIAYVNCMPVFIVSDDEWDAKFRQKGIPVVGDDIKAQIGATITHRTLANLFKDRGVKLDRTYQINTGGNTDFLNMLNRDRLDSKKESKTEAVQAVVAERMDDRDIHIGPSDYVPWQNDNKLCFLRMEGRTFGDVPMNIELRLSVEDSPNSAGCVIDAIRCCKLGLERGIGGQLTSISSYVMKHPPVQVTDDEAYENVEKFISGDLER; the protein is encoded by the coding sequence GTGAATAAAATTAAAATAGCAATTGTAGGGATGGGGAATTGTGCAAGTTCTCTTATTCAAGGAATACATTATTATGATGGAAAAAATCCTGATGAAGCAATAGGATTGATGCATTGGGATATTGGGGGATATTCACCTTCAGATATTGATGTTGTTGCAGCTTTTGATATTGATGCTAGAAAAGTAGGTAAGAGCATTGATGAAGCTATTTTTGCAAAACCAAATTGTACAACTATTTTTCAAGAAGAAATCCCAAAATATGATGTTTGTGTAAGTATGGGGCATGTTTTAGATGGTGTTGCACCACATATGTCTAATTATGAAGGGGATTACACTTTTGTTGTTAGTGATGAAGAACCAGTTGATGTTGTTGAAGTTTTAAAGAAAAGCGGTGCTGAGATTTTAGTGAATTATTTGCCTGTCGGATCTGAAAAAGCAGCTAGGTTCTATGCGCAGTGTGCTCTTGATGCAGGAATTGCTTATGTGAATTGTATGCCTGTTTTTATTGTAAGTGATGATGAATGGGATGCTAAATTCAGACAAAAAGGAATTCCTGTTGTTGGGGATGATATCAAAGCACAAATTGGAGCTACAATAACTCACAGAACATTAGCTAATTTATTTAAAGATAGGGGAGTTAAATTAGATAGAACTTATCAGATTAACACTGGTGGAAACACTGACTTTTTAAATATGCTTAACAGAGACAGATTGGATTCTAAAAAAGAATCTAAGACTGAAGCTGTTCAGGCTGTTGTAGCTGAAAGAATGGATGATAGGGATATTCATATTGGGCCTAGTGATTATGTTCCATGGCAAAATGATAATAAATTATGTTTCCTTAGAATGGAGGGCCGCACATTCGGGGATGTTCCAATGAATATTGAACTTAGGTTAAGTGTTGAAGATTCTCCGAATTCTGCAGGTTGTGTTATTGATGCCATTAGGTGTTGTAAACTTGGTTTAGAAAGAGGTATTGGTGGTCAGTTAACTTCTATTTCTTCTTATGTAATGAAACACCCTCCAGTTCAAGTTACTGATGATGAAGCTTATGAAAATGTTGAAAAATTTATTTCTGGCGATTTAGAAAGATAA
- the oadA gene encoding sodium-extruding oxaloacetate decarboxylase subunit alpha, which translates to MTKVRFTETALRDAHQSLLATRMRTRDMIPIAEEMDKIGFFSVEAWGGATFDTCIRYLNEDPWQRLRSLKSEFTKTPIQMLIRGQNLVGYKHYPDDIVTKFVEKSYENGVDIFRVFDALNDVRNMKQTIKVAKAQGAHVQGTISYTLSPVHSLDDFVDLAKELEALECDSVSIKDMAGLITPAAAYELVTKLKEETDLLVDLHCHCTSGMTQISYYAACQAGVDILDTAISPLSGGTSPPPTESMVAALQGTPYDTGLDLKSLTAIKKYFDQIKEKYLALIDPIAESVDTDVLMYQIPGGMLSNLISQLKEQNALDRYNDVLDEMPRVRKDMGYPPLVTPTSQIVGIQAVMNVLGGERYKTVSNEVKEYMKGFYGKPPAPVNAKIAKKIIGDEEVITCRPADLLEDEFDKYKTEGEQKGFVKSDEDALTYALYPSIAPKFLKGEAVEEELQSVALPSENEIGIPTQYNVEVDGDVYEVKIMPTGFMEVEETEKGPFTPVEGGLISNMQGMIIKLNVNVGDKVTKGSTVAVIEAMKMENDIQAEEEGVVKEIFVEAGDAVNSGDILMVIE; encoded by the coding sequence ATGACTAAAGTAAGATTTACCGAAACTGCACTTCGTGATGCTCACCAATCCTTACTTGCAACTAGGATGAGAACTAGGGACATGATTCCTATTGCTGAAGAAATGGATAAAATAGGTTTTTTCTCTGTTGAAGCATGGGGTGGAGCTACTTTTGATACATGTATAAGATATTTGAATGAAGACCCATGGCAAAGGTTAAGAAGCTTAAAATCCGAATTTACCAAAACTCCAATTCAGATGTTAATTAGAGGGCAAAATTTAGTCGGATATAAACATTATCCTGATGATATTGTTACAAAATTTGTAGAAAAATCCTATGAAAATGGTGTTGACATATTTAGAGTTTTTGATGCTTTAAATGATGTTCGTAACATGAAACAAACAATTAAAGTTGCTAAAGCTCAAGGAGCTCATGTACAAGGAACTATAAGCTATACTTTAAGTCCGGTTCATTCATTAGATGATTTTGTAGATTTGGCTAAAGAACTTGAAGCTCTTGAGTGTGATTCAGTATCTATTAAAGATATGGCGGGTTTAATAACTCCTGCGGCGGCTTATGAGTTAGTAACTAAATTAAAAGAAGAAACTGATTTATTAGTAGATTTACATTGTCATTGTACTAGTGGAATGACTCAAATTAGTTATTATGCAGCTTGTCAGGCGGGTGTGGATATTTTAGACACAGCTATTTCTCCTCTTTCTGGAGGAACAAGTCCGCCTCCTACTGAAAGTATGGTTGCAGCATTACAGGGAACTCCATATGATACAGGATTGGATTTAAAATCATTAACTGCTATTAAAAAATACTTTGATCAAATTAAAGAAAAATATTTAGCTTTAATTGATCCTATTGCTGAAAGTGTTGATACTGATGTTTTAATGTATCAAATTCCCGGTGGAATGCTTTCAAACTTAATTTCACAACTTAAAGAACAAAATGCTTTAGACAGATATAATGATGTTCTTGATGAAATGCCTCGTGTAAGAAAAGATATGGGTTACCCACCTCTTGTAACTCCAACTAGTCAAATTGTAGGTATTCAGGCTGTAATGAATGTATTAGGTGGAGAAAGATACAAAACAGTTTCTAATGAAGTAAAAGAATATATGAAAGGTTTCTACGGCAAACCTCCTGCACCAGTTAATGCTAAAATAGCTAAAAAAATCATTGGTGATGAAGAAGTTATTACTTGCAGACCTGCAGATTTACTTGAAGATGAATTTGACAAATATAAAACAGAAGGGGAACAAAAAGGTTTTGTCAAATCTGATGAAGATGCACTTACTTATGCATTATATCCATCTATTGCTCCAAAATTCCTTAAAGGTGAAGCAGTTGAAGAAGAACTTCAAAGTGTAGCTCTTCCAAGTGAAAATGAAATTGGAATTCCAACTCAATATAATGTTGAAGTTGATGGGGATGTATATGAAGTTAAAATCATGCCTACTGGATTCATGGAAGTTGAAGAAACTGAAAAAGGACCGTTTACTCCTGTTGAAGGAGGATTAATTTCAAATATGCAGGGTATGATTATTAAACTTAATGTGAATGTTGGAGATAAAGTAACTAAAGGATCAACTGTAGCTGTTATTGAAGCTATGAAGATGGAAAATGATATTCAGGCTGAAGAAGAAGGAGTTGTAAAAGAAATCTTTGTAGAAGCTGGAGATGCAGTTAATTCTGGCGACATTTTAATGGTTATCGAATAA
- a CDS encoding HD domain-containing protein, which yields MNKIALLIQELIKYNHGDKKRIGHALKVHSYAKTIAILEKVNEYDLFNLESAAILHDIGIKVCEEKYNSANGKLQEKEGPAVAREILESLDYKNVNRILFLIGHHHTYTNVTGMDYQILIEADFLVNFEEENTDTEAIKKVYKNIFKTKTGKEFCRNIFDISP from the coding sequence ATGAATAAGATAGCTTTATTAATTCAGGAACTGATTAAATACAATCATGGAGATAAAAAAAGAATCGGCCATGCCCTTAAAGTTCACAGTTATGCCAAAACAATAGCTATTTTAGAAAAAGTTAATGAATATGATTTATTTAATTTGGAAAGTGCAGCTATTTTACATGATATTGGAATTAAAGTTTGTGAGGAAAAATATAACTCAGCTAATGGAAAATTACAGGAAAAAGAAGGTCCGGCAGTTGCAAGAGAAATATTAGAAAGCTTGGACTATAAAAATGTCAATAGAATATTGTTTTTAATAGGGCACCACCATACATATACTAATGTTACGGGCATGGATTATCAGATACTAATTGAAGCTGATTTTTTAGTTAATTTTGAAGAAGAAAACACAGATACTGAAGCTATAAAAAAAGTTTATAAAAATATTTTTAAAACAAAAACTGGAAAAGAATTTTGTAGAAATATATTTGATATTTCTCCTTAA
- the queC gene encoding 7-cyano-7-deazaguanine synthase QueC, which yields MIIMTKKAIAVLSGGLDSCVATCVYAKDYEIHGITFNYGQKSFKQELKASKEICEKMGFTHEVIDLPWLNKISNSSLTSDNEIPTLTDEELDDLDKCEDTANSVWVPGRNIVFTSIATAYAESIGGDIIIVGWDKEEAATFPDNSKEFLESFNHMLNVGSPQNIEIKAPAIDLNKDEIVKLGDEINAPMELSYSCYSGDEKHCGVCESCMRRKRAFKLANVNDPSEYNE from the coding sequence GTGATTATAATGACTAAAAAAGCAATAGCCGTTTTGTCCGGAGGGCTGGACTCCTGTGTAGCAACATGTGTCTATGCCAAAGACTATGAAATTCATGGAATAACTTTCAATTATGGGCAAAAAAGTTTTAAACAGGAATTAAAAGCATCAAAAGAAATTTGTGAAAAAATGGGCTTTACCCATGAAGTCATTGATCTGCCATGGCTTAATAAAATAAGCAATTCCTCACTTACAAGCGATAATGAAATTCCAACTTTAACTGATGAAGAATTAGACGATTTGGACAAATGTGAAGACACAGCAAATAGTGTTTGGGTTCCTGGAAGAAATATTGTATTTACCTCAATAGCTACAGCATATGCTGAAAGTATTGGTGGTGACATAATAATCGTCGGCTGGGACAAAGAGGAAGCTGCAACATTTCCTGATAACTCCAAAGAATTTTTAGAAAGTTTTAATCATATGTTAAATGTAGGTTCACCTCAAAACATTGAAATTAAAGCACCTGCTATTGATTTGAATAAAGATGAAATTGTAAAATTAGGAGATGAAATTAACGCACCTATGGAACTGAGTTATTCCTGCTATAGCGGAGATGAAAAACACTGTGGTGTCTGTGAAAGTTGCATGAGAAGAAAAAGAGCTTTTAAATTAGCTAATGTTAACGATCCAAGTGAATACAATGAATAA